The Antennarius striatus isolate MH-2024 chromosome 23, ASM4005453v1, whole genome shotgun sequence genome has a segment encoding these proteins:
- the LOC137590196 gene encoding synaptopodin-2 isoform X2, protein MGIGDYICVTLRGGAPWGFTLREGEGDTYRPFIVSQVEDGGRAFLAGVQEGDEAVSLNGEPCADLTLSRALALIEASVDCLQLLLKRYGPVTSEDYESDETYYGQRDSSDVVFQSTTLHILSPKHRSQSPRELYISESQDEAYNEESDSDTAFPKEPQLLSTELHLPSSGGQRDQRSGFKEHEDVQRCFSPGEMVELQVSLSGQSLDEMGPTSLGSAHGIQGDLSNRETIQMIWATTTTDPEPPSVREPLGQHGVVLSSPSMLGQVEVVLQQPSASGAGRGILSVSGPGVSGSTGEEGEEGEEGGGRCKGAPESFTVSFGIPSEEATPAEEQDSDSEGDRDKPHKHRARHARLRRSESLSEKQVKEAKSKCKRIALLLTAAPPNPNNKGVLMFKKHRQRAKKYTLVSYGTGEDEPEYSDEDDEDNEDETHTVEFTLLAPDGSEIDKHFLTDTHDSKGVLTINWDKGLLEIERNLKNQAEMECLPETKGKGAAMFAQRRQRMDEISAEHEELRRQGIPVEGIQQAEKKMAEHSYIQSATEGHAYMDVNMHQQSQQQQQYQQYQEQQYYEQQQNYQQQQQYQQQYQQQYEQQHYQQQQQQHQQQQQQQQQQQQQHMYQEHQQQQIQHYSTNVNGSVQHQTTEMQSSFSNRTAKPFSVGNMGATPYAPAMSGTNQDSVGQGEQIASRDERISTPAIKSGLLMDTRKRNTGKPMFTFKEAPKVSPNPALLNLLNRSDKKPGFESGPEEDYLSLGAEACNFLQSAVKHKIPPPVAPKPAMNPGSLPWSPQPDMSNQDMPQQVENSVVTPAVAPTMEAHPAPELEPIPAPVPESSPPPAPQEAPASTATMIQPPSEPESQQPLQVTAPKEYDQMNSTLQPEPAPVTQTQQQPSTSSWHPAQKQLLEPPPRQSPTQPSWITSQPTQTQAQPQISTNTWTPQNQPSWNQPPEQPQAQTSVQPSWAHPPEQTQSQPPWAHSHGEQNLQKMQPAWGQPPDQPMQQQSHAPWAQLSQSQSQPQPPWVQQPQQKPQTQPSWGSQIQPEAQLQPAWVQPPQHQAPQQSWPQPQAPSQPQPPWASTQPQQHQQQQPSISTWPPSQSQAQVQPPWIQASQVQPPAQPQASLNPWAPVPAQEQSQPSWTQRPSENEQPQMGSWAQEQNQAQYQPPWAQPVPPQPTPQPTWQQSPSKASPQPPMSAWPSAQTQPQPPVNTWEPQSQHAPVNVSTSMVNMRPSPKPWHPPQNSPQNRTPPPPPQRMHSFTIRRTSSPINPMATVLNPSLQGSSFEMPAVRGKGADMFAKRQSRMEKFVVDSETVEANKASRSTSPSASLPNEWKYTPNALGRSYSLSPPARAPSKAQQSVSASSSPRLPFRSPTAPPTRQTSRLEMGRKPLTPWEAASRHPLGLVDEAFTFRDLQQTLASNVRLAAQRKSLPEPPADWTARVSSQAPQKRSGYTWSHSRSQSRAPLPPFLTTTRSAVPSPAGHAGYRSLPRQWRPQRVMAEANPSSYPGSYQTGRQTYKSVYTSNTWTWRR, encoded by the exons ATGGGCATCGGGGATTACATCTGCGTGACGCTGCGTGGCGGCGCGCCGTGGGGGTTCACcttgagagagggagagggggacaCCTACAGACCCTTCATCGTGTCTCAG GTGGAAGATGGCGGTCGGGCCTTCCTGGCTGGGGTGCAGGAGGGCGACGAGGCGGTGTCGCTGAACGGGGAGCCGTGCGCGGATCTCACCCTCTCGCGGGCCCTGGCGCTCATCGAGGCGTCCGTCGActgcctgcagctgctgctcaaaAG ATATGGCCCCGTCACTTCAGAAGACTACGAATCTGACGAGACGTACTACGGCCAGAGAGACTCGTCGGATGTGGTTTTCCAAAGCACGACCCTCCACATCCTCTCCCCAAAGCACCGGTCCCAAAGTCCCAGGGAGCTCTACATATCCGAGTCCCAGGACGAGGCTTACAACGAGGAGTCCGACAGCGACACGGCATTTCCTAAGGAGCCCCAGCTGCTGTCCACGGAGCTCCACCTTCCTTCATCCGGTGGTCAGAGGGACCAGCGATCGGGTTTTAAGGAACATGAAGATGTGCAGCGTTGTTTCTCCCCTGGGGAGATGGTGGAGCTCCAGGTGTCCCTGTCTGGGCAATCCTTGGATGAGATGGGCCCCACGTCTCTTGGGAGTGCCCACGGGATCCAGGGCGATCTCTCCAACAGAGAGACCATCCAGATGATTtgggccaccaccaccactgacCCCGAACCACCCTCCGTCAGGGAGCCGCTGGGTCAACACGGGGTGGTGCTCAGCTCCCCGTCGATGCTGGGGCAAGTGGAGGTCGTTTTGCAGCAGCCGTCAGCATCAGGAGCAGGGAGGGGCATCCTGAGTGTGAGTGGCCCCGGGGTCAGCGGAAGcactggagaagaaggagaagaaggagaagaaggaggagggcGCTGCAAAGGAGCTCCTGAGTCTTTCACCGTGTCCTTTGGAATCCCCTCAGAGGAGGCGACACCGGCGGAAGAGCAGGACTCCGATTCGGAAGGAGATCGAGACAAACCACACAAGCATCGGGCGAGACACGCTA GGCTCAGGCGCAGCGAGAGTCTGTCCGAGAAGCAGGTGAAAGAGGCCAAGTCCAAATGTAAACGTATTGCCCTCCTCCTGACGGCTGCTCCACCCAACCCCAACAACAAGGGGGTGTTGATGTTCAAAAAACATCGGCAGAGGGCCAAGAAATACACGCTTGTTAGCTACGGCACAGGAGAGGACGAACCAGAGTACAGCGACGAAGACGACGAGGATAACGAAGACGAGACCCACACCGTTGAATTTACCCTTCTGGCTCCAGACGGTTCAGAGATAGACAAGCATTTCCTCACCGATACCCACGATAGCAAAGGCGTGCTAACAATCAACTGGGACAAGGGCCTCCTTGAGATCGAAAGGAACCTGAAAAACCAGGCAGAGATGGAATGTTTGCCTGAAACCAAGGGCAAGGGTGCCGCCATGTTTGCCCAACGGCGTCAAAGGATGGATGAGATTTCTGCTGAACACGAGGAGCTCAGGCGCCAAGGGATTCCCGTCGAGGGTATCCAGCAGGCCGAGAAGAAGATGGCGGAGCACTCCTACATACAATCTGCAACAGAAGGCCATGCTTACATGGATGTAAACATGCACCAACAAagccaacaacaacagcagtacCAGCAATACCAGGAGCAGCAATACTACGAGCAACAGCAGAACTACCAACAGCAGCAACAGTACCAACAACAGTACCAGCAGCAGTATGAGCAACAGCATtaccaacaacaacagcaacaacatcaacaacaacaacaacaacaacaacaacaacaacaacaacacatgtatcaagaacatcagcagcagcagatacAGCACTACTCCACCAACGTCAACGGTTCAGTCCAACATCAAACCACTGAAATGCAGAGTTCGTTCAGCAATCGCACCGCAAAACCTTTCTCGGTTGGAAACATGGGGGCTACCCCGTATGCTCCCGCAATGAGTGGGACCAATCAGGATTCTGTGGGCCAAGGAGAGCAGATAGCTTCCCGTGATGAGCGCATTTCTACTCCTGCAATTAAAAGTGGTCTTTTGATGGACACAAGGAAAAGAAACACTGGCAAGCCCATGTTCACCTTTAAGGAAGCACCGAAAGTGTCACCTAACCCTGCCCTGTTAAACCTCCTCAACAGAAGTGATAAGAAGCCCGGTTTTGAGTCGGGGCCTGAGGAAGACTACCTTAGCCTTGGGGCTGAGGCTTGTAATTTTCTCCAGTCTGCCGTTAAACACAAGATTCCGCCACCAGTTGCCCCAAAACCTGCCATGAACCCTGGTTCTCTTCCTTGGTCCCCGCAACCAGACATGAGTAACCAGGACATGCCTCAACAAGTTGAAAATAGTGTAGTCACACCTGCTGTAGCCCCCACCATGGAGGCTCACCCTGCCCCCGAACTAGAGCCAATCCCTGCACCTGTCCCTGAGtcctctccccctcctgccccACAAGAGGCTCCTGCCAGCACTGCCACAATGATTCAACCTCCCTCAGAGCCTGAATCTCAACAGCCTCTCCAAGTGACAGCTCCAAAAGAATATGATCAAATGAATTCCACCCTTCAGCCTGAACCTGCTCCGGTAACGCAAACGCAACAGCAGCCATCTACTAGTTCGTGGCATCCAGCTCAGAAGCAGCTCCTGGAACCACCTCCAAGGCAGTCCCCAACACAACCGTCTTGGATAACATCTCAACCAACTCAAACCCAAGCTCAGCCTCAAATCTCTACAAATACCTGGACACCTCAGAACCAACCATCCTGGAATCAGCCTCCAGAGCAACCACAAGCCCAGACAAGTGTCCAGCCTTCCTGGGCCCACCCTCCAGAGCAGACACAGTCTCAGCCACCCTGGGCACACTCTCATGGGGAGCAAAATTTGCAGAAAATGCAACCAGCTTGGGGTCAACCTCCTGACCAGCCGATGCAGCAACAGTCTCACGCCCCATGGGCTCAGCTGTCACAATCACAGTCTCAGCCTCAGCCACCTTGGGTGCAACAACCCCAGCAAAAACCCCAGACGCAACCCTCCTGGGGTTCGCAGATTCAGCCAGAAGCCCAGCTACAACCTGCATGGGTTCAGCCCCCACAACATCAGGCTCCACAACAATCTTGGCCTCAACCCCAAGCACCTAgtcaaccccaacccccctggGCCTCAACCCAGCCTcaacagcatcagcagcagcaacctTCCATTAGCACATGGCCTCCTTCTCAATCTCAAGCCCAAGTTCAGCCTCCTTGGATCCAAGCAAGCCAAGTCCAACCACCAGCACAGCCCCAAGCAAGTTTGAATCCATGGGCACCAGTACCTGCCCAGGAACAATCCCAGCCATCATGGACCCAGCGCCCTTCAGAAAACGAACAGCCCCAAATGGGTTCTTGGGCCCAAGAGCAAAATCAGGCGCAATATCAGCCACCTTGGGCTCAACCTGTTCCACCGCAGCCTACGCCACAACCCACCTGGCAACAGTCCCCATCAAAGGCTTCACCACAGCCACCAATGAGTGCCTGGCCTTCAGCCCAAACACAGCCTCAGCCACCGGTGAATACCTGGGAACCCCAGTCACAGCACGCACCTGTGAATGTGTCCACGTCAATGGTCAACATGCGTCCCTCTCCAAAACCGTGGCATCCACCACAAAACTCCCCACAAAATCGAACCCCGCCACCCCCACCGCAGCGAATGCACTCCTTCACGATCCGAAGAACTTCGTCGCCCATCAACCCAATGGCGACTGTGCTAAACCCGTCATTGCAAGGTTCGTCCTTTGAGATGCCAGCCGTCAGAGGGAAAGGAGCGGACATGTTCGCCAAGAGGCAGTCTCGCATGGAGAAGTTTGTCGTGGACTCTGAGACCGTGGAAGCTAACAAGGCCAGCCGGTCCACGTCGCCATCTGCTTCCCTACCCAACGAATGGAAATATACACCCAAC GCACTTGGCAGGAGTTACTCTCTCTCCCCACCAGCCAGAGCTCCGTCCAAAGCCCAGCAATCCGTTTCGGCTTCTTCTTCCCCTCGGCTTCCATTCCGATCCCCCACGGCTCCGCCGACGAGGCAGACATCTCGGCTAGAAATGGGCCGAAAACCCCTCACTCCCTGGGAAGCCGCCTCCCGGCACCCCCTCGGCTTGGTGGATGAAGCGTTTACCTTCCGTGACCTCCAGCAAACCCTCGCCTCCAACGTCCGCCTGGCAGCTCAGCGGAAATCGCTTCCGGAGCCGCCGGCCGACTGGACGGCCAGAGTTTCCTCCCAGGCACCACAGAAGAGGAGTGGCTACACGTGGAGCCATAGCCGAAGTCAGAGTCGAGCACCGCTGCCGCCGTTTCTGACCACGACAAGGAGCGCCGTGCCCTCACCTGCTGGGCATGCTGGGTACAGATCTCTGCCCCGACAGTGGCGGCCTCAGAGGGTCATGGCGGAGGCGAACCCATCGTCGTACCCCGGGTCCTATCAGACGGGAAGACAAACTTACAAGTCCGTGTACACCAGCAACACTTGGACCTGGAGGCGGTAG
- the LOC137590196 gene encoding synaptopodin-2 isoform X1: protein MGIGDYICVTLRGGAPWGFTLREGEGDTYRPFIVSQVEDGGRAFLAGVQEGDEAVSLNGEPCADLTLSRALALIEASVDCLQLLLKRYGPVTSEDYESDETYYGQRDSSDVVFQSTTLHILSPKHRSQSPRELYISESQDEAYNEESDSDTAFPKEPQLLSTELHLPSSGGQRDQRSGFKEHEDVQRCFSPGEMVELQVSLSGQSLDEMGPTSLGSAHGIQGDLSNRETIQMIWATTTTDPEPPSVREPLGQHGVVLSSPSMLGQVEVVLQQPSASGAGRGILSVSGPGVSGSTGEEGEEGEEGGGRCKGAPESFTVSFGIPSEEATPAEEQDSDSEGDRDKPHKHRARHARLRRSESLSEKQVKEAKSKCKRIALLLTAAPPNPNNKGVLMFKKHRQRAKKYTLVSYGTGEDEPEYSDEDDEDNEDETHTVEFTLLAPDGSEIDKHFLTDTHDSKGVLTINWDKGLLEIERNLKNQAEMECLPETKGKGAAMFAQRRQRMDEISAEHEELRRQGIPVEGIQQAEKKMAEHSYIQSATEGHAYMDVNMHQQSQQQQQYQQYQEQQYYEQQQNYQQQQQYQQQYQQQYEQQHYQQQQQQHQQQQQQQQQQQQQHMYQEHQQQQIQHYSTNVNGSVQHQTTEMQSSFSNRTAKPFSVGNMGATPYAPAMSGTNQDSVGQGEQIASRDERISTPAIKSGLLMDTRKRNTGKPMFTFKEAPKVSPNPALLNLLNRSDKKPGFESGPEEDYLSLGAEACNFLQSAVKHKIPPPVAPKPAMNPGSLPWSPQPDMSNQDMPQQVENSVVTPAVAPTMEAHPAPELEPIPAPVPESSPPPAPQEAPASTATMIQPPSEPESQQPLQVTAPKEYDQMNSTLQPEPAPVTQTQQQPSTSSWHPAQKQLLEPPPRQSPTQPSWITSQPTQTQAQPQISTNTWTPQNQPSWNQPPEQPQAQTSVQPSWAHPPEQTQSQPPWAHSHGEQNLQKMQPAWGQPPDQPMQQQSHAPWAQLSQSQSQPQPPWVQQPQQKPQTQPSWGSQIQPEAQLQPAWVQPPQHQAPQQSWPQPQAPSQPQPPWASTQPQQHQQQQPSISTWPPSQSQAQVQPPWIQASQVQPPAQPQASLNPWAPVPAQEQSQPSWTQRPSENEQPQMGSWAQEQNQAQYQPPWAQPVPPQPTPQPTWQQSPSKASPQPPMSAWPSAQTQPQPPVNTWEPQSQHAPVNVSTSMVNMRPSPKPWHPPQNSPQNRTPPPPPQRMHSFTIRRTSSPINPMATVLNPSLQGSSFEMPAVRGKGADMFAKRQSRMEKFVVDSETVEANKASRSTSPSASLPNEWKYTPNVRAPPSRAFNPIQSPSYPPAATKQPPPGSPLTKAKKKGKEKSAPARKPLNVVDVMKHQPYQLNSSLFTFGPAAETPPPAPKPECPPPNPPVETQPIRYDQMGPVQQAGPYGAQYPQQAYGMPMQPVMHEGHYPQTPVNMYPASNPYQQPVGTPYQQAYTQQYQQPAPPPYHPQAPQSPNAPYQQAPQAPYQPANSPPYLATPSVSQYQPQPPSSFGAPSFPAAARPESAAGGNPAAVPKPKFTAKKSSAQVWKPMAAHEE, encoded by the exons ATGGGCATCGGGGATTACATCTGCGTGACGCTGCGTGGCGGCGCGCCGTGGGGGTTCACcttgagagagggagagggggacaCCTACAGACCCTTCATCGTGTCTCAG GTGGAAGATGGCGGTCGGGCCTTCCTGGCTGGGGTGCAGGAGGGCGACGAGGCGGTGTCGCTGAACGGGGAGCCGTGCGCGGATCTCACCCTCTCGCGGGCCCTGGCGCTCATCGAGGCGTCCGTCGActgcctgcagctgctgctcaaaAG ATATGGCCCCGTCACTTCAGAAGACTACGAATCTGACGAGACGTACTACGGCCAGAGAGACTCGTCGGATGTGGTTTTCCAAAGCACGACCCTCCACATCCTCTCCCCAAAGCACCGGTCCCAAAGTCCCAGGGAGCTCTACATATCCGAGTCCCAGGACGAGGCTTACAACGAGGAGTCCGACAGCGACACGGCATTTCCTAAGGAGCCCCAGCTGCTGTCCACGGAGCTCCACCTTCCTTCATCCGGTGGTCAGAGGGACCAGCGATCGGGTTTTAAGGAACATGAAGATGTGCAGCGTTGTTTCTCCCCTGGGGAGATGGTGGAGCTCCAGGTGTCCCTGTCTGGGCAATCCTTGGATGAGATGGGCCCCACGTCTCTTGGGAGTGCCCACGGGATCCAGGGCGATCTCTCCAACAGAGAGACCATCCAGATGATTtgggccaccaccaccactgacCCCGAACCACCCTCCGTCAGGGAGCCGCTGGGTCAACACGGGGTGGTGCTCAGCTCCCCGTCGATGCTGGGGCAAGTGGAGGTCGTTTTGCAGCAGCCGTCAGCATCAGGAGCAGGGAGGGGCATCCTGAGTGTGAGTGGCCCCGGGGTCAGCGGAAGcactggagaagaaggagaagaaggagaagaaggaggagggcGCTGCAAAGGAGCTCCTGAGTCTTTCACCGTGTCCTTTGGAATCCCCTCAGAGGAGGCGACACCGGCGGAAGAGCAGGACTCCGATTCGGAAGGAGATCGAGACAAACCACACAAGCATCGGGCGAGACACGCTA GGCTCAGGCGCAGCGAGAGTCTGTCCGAGAAGCAGGTGAAAGAGGCCAAGTCCAAATGTAAACGTATTGCCCTCCTCCTGACGGCTGCTCCACCCAACCCCAACAACAAGGGGGTGTTGATGTTCAAAAAACATCGGCAGAGGGCCAAGAAATACACGCTTGTTAGCTACGGCACAGGAGAGGACGAACCAGAGTACAGCGACGAAGACGACGAGGATAACGAAGACGAGACCCACACCGTTGAATTTACCCTTCTGGCTCCAGACGGTTCAGAGATAGACAAGCATTTCCTCACCGATACCCACGATAGCAAAGGCGTGCTAACAATCAACTGGGACAAGGGCCTCCTTGAGATCGAAAGGAACCTGAAAAACCAGGCAGAGATGGAATGTTTGCCTGAAACCAAGGGCAAGGGTGCCGCCATGTTTGCCCAACGGCGTCAAAGGATGGATGAGATTTCTGCTGAACACGAGGAGCTCAGGCGCCAAGGGATTCCCGTCGAGGGTATCCAGCAGGCCGAGAAGAAGATGGCGGAGCACTCCTACATACAATCTGCAACAGAAGGCCATGCTTACATGGATGTAAACATGCACCAACAAagccaacaacaacagcagtacCAGCAATACCAGGAGCAGCAATACTACGAGCAACAGCAGAACTACCAACAGCAGCAACAGTACCAACAACAGTACCAGCAGCAGTATGAGCAACAGCATtaccaacaacaacagcaacaacatcaacaacaacaacaacaacaacaacaacaacaacaacaacacatgtatcaagaacatcagcagcagcagatacAGCACTACTCCACCAACGTCAACGGTTCAGTCCAACATCAAACCACTGAAATGCAGAGTTCGTTCAGCAATCGCACCGCAAAACCTTTCTCGGTTGGAAACATGGGGGCTACCCCGTATGCTCCCGCAATGAGTGGGACCAATCAGGATTCTGTGGGCCAAGGAGAGCAGATAGCTTCCCGTGATGAGCGCATTTCTACTCCTGCAATTAAAAGTGGTCTTTTGATGGACACAAGGAAAAGAAACACTGGCAAGCCCATGTTCACCTTTAAGGAAGCACCGAAAGTGTCACCTAACCCTGCCCTGTTAAACCTCCTCAACAGAAGTGATAAGAAGCCCGGTTTTGAGTCGGGGCCTGAGGAAGACTACCTTAGCCTTGGGGCTGAGGCTTGTAATTTTCTCCAGTCTGCCGTTAAACACAAGATTCCGCCACCAGTTGCCCCAAAACCTGCCATGAACCCTGGTTCTCTTCCTTGGTCCCCGCAACCAGACATGAGTAACCAGGACATGCCTCAACAAGTTGAAAATAGTGTAGTCACACCTGCTGTAGCCCCCACCATGGAGGCTCACCCTGCCCCCGAACTAGAGCCAATCCCTGCACCTGTCCCTGAGtcctctccccctcctgccccACAAGAGGCTCCTGCCAGCACTGCCACAATGATTCAACCTCCCTCAGAGCCTGAATCTCAACAGCCTCTCCAAGTGACAGCTCCAAAAGAATATGATCAAATGAATTCCACCCTTCAGCCTGAACCTGCTCCGGTAACGCAAACGCAACAGCAGCCATCTACTAGTTCGTGGCATCCAGCTCAGAAGCAGCTCCTGGAACCACCTCCAAGGCAGTCCCCAACACAACCGTCTTGGATAACATCTCAACCAACTCAAACCCAAGCTCAGCCTCAAATCTCTACAAATACCTGGACACCTCAGAACCAACCATCCTGGAATCAGCCTCCAGAGCAACCACAAGCCCAGACAAGTGTCCAGCCTTCCTGGGCCCACCCTCCAGAGCAGACACAGTCTCAGCCACCCTGGGCACACTCTCATGGGGAGCAAAATTTGCAGAAAATGCAACCAGCTTGGGGTCAACCTCCTGACCAGCCGATGCAGCAACAGTCTCACGCCCCATGGGCTCAGCTGTCACAATCACAGTCTCAGCCTCAGCCACCTTGGGTGCAACAACCCCAGCAAAAACCCCAGACGCAACCCTCCTGGGGTTCGCAGATTCAGCCAGAAGCCCAGCTACAACCTGCATGGGTTCAGCCCCCACAACATCAGGCTCCACAACAATCTTGGCCTCAACCCCAAGCACCTAgtcaaccccaacccccctggGCCTCAACCCAGCCTcaacagcatcagcagcagcaacctTCCATTAGCACATGGCCTCCTTCTCAATCTCAAGCCCAAGTTCAGCCTCCTTGGATCCAAGCAAGCCAAGTCCAACCACCAGCACAGCCCCAAGCAAGTTTGAATCCATGGGCACCAGTACCTGCCCAGGAACAATCCCAGCCATCATGGACCCAGCGCCCTTCAGAAAACGAACAGCCCCAAATGGGTTCTTGGGCCCAAGAGCAAAATCAGGCGCAATATCAGCCACCTTGGGCTCAACCTGTTCCACCGCAGCCTACGCCACAACCCACCTGGCAACAGTCCCCATCAAAGGCTTCACCACAGCCACCAATGAGTGCCTGGCCTTCAGCCCAAACACAGCCTCAGCCACCGGTGAATACCTGGGAACCCCAGTCACAGCACGCACCTGTGAATGTGTCCACGTCAATGGTCAACATGCGTCCCTCTCCAAAACCGTGGCATCCACCACAAAACTCCCCACAAAATCGAACCCCGCCACCCCCACCGCAGCGAATGCACTCCTTCACGATCCGAAGAACTTCGTCGCCCATCAACCCAATGGCGACTGTGCTAAACCCGTCATTGCAAGGTTCGTCCTTTGAGATGCCAGCCGTCAGAGGGAAAGGAGCGGACATGTTCGCCAAGAGGCAGTCTCGCATGGAGAAGTTTGTCGTGGACTCTGAGACCGTGGAAGCTAACAAGGCCAGCCGGTCCACGTCGCCATCTGCTTCCCTACCCAACGAATGGAAATATACACCCAACGTACGTGCTCCACCTTCAAGGGCATTTAATCCTATCCAGTCTCCTTCTTACCCCCCAGCAGCAACAAAGCAGCCCCCTCCAGGTAGCCCTTTAACCAAAGCCAAGAAAAAGGGCAAAGAGAAGTCCGCCCCGGCCCGTAAACCCCTCAATGTTGTAGATGTAATGAAGCATCAGCCCTATCAACTCAATTCCTCACTCTTTACCTTTGGTCCTGCAGCAGAGACTCCACCCCCTGCACCAAAACCCGAATGTCCACCTCCTAACCCTCCCGTCGAAACCCAACCAATTAGATATGACCAGATGGGCCCTGTCCAGCAAGCTGGACCATATGGTGCCCAGTACCCACAACAAGCCTATGGGATGCCCATGCAGCCTGTGATGCATGAAGGCCACTACCCGCAAACTCCAGTCAATATGTACCCTGCTTCCAACCCTTACCAACAACCTGTGGGCACTCCATACCAGCAAGCATATACCCAACAGTATCAGCAACCCGCCCCACCCCCTTACCACCCCCAAGCGCCTCAGTCTCCAAATGCCCCTTACCAACAAGCACCGCAGGCACCTTACCAACCTGCTAATAGCCCTCCCTACCTTGCAACACCCTCAGTATCTCAGTACCAGCCACAGCCACCAAGTAGCTTCGGTGCTCCCAGTTTTCCCGCTGCTGCAAGACCTGAATCTGCAGCTGGTGGCAACCCTGCAGCAGTGCCAAAACCTAAATTTACAGCTAAAAAGAGCTCGGCTCAGGTGTGGAAGCCCATGGCGGCTCACGAAGAGTAA
- the LOC137590281 gene encoding myozenin-2-like: protein MMDVDGKASSSSGDLNLISPLLSCELNANDSSRADTHRGVGLQSPTLIKHQWQEARAPNRVALTGLTLLPLIFLTSNPEETGTAGDPPPPIGSFRRGAAMSKFSTMTTAERKLQAAAICKEVQALEDVEMDLGKKVSVPKDVMLEELSLTSNRGSRLFKMRQKRSDKYTFESVHRESGEQINTAVVSQSDNGVATESSGNKTDLGVDPSPKVQPETLKTRSVPSPNSIAPGYGAPLKDVPPEKFNKTAVPKSYRSPWEQPITHEPAPADAPEPEPRIKPPAYKSFNRVAIPFGGFTRTPAPVTTLQVEPLPDYPQLRDAPNRPSFNRAAPGWVSTVGPAPCPAPCPAASLKPVLIPESDDL from the exons ATGATGGATGTAGATGGAAAAGCTAGCAGTAGTAGCGGCGATCTAAATTTAATCTCCCCTTTGCTCTCTTGTGAACTAAATGCCAACGACAGCAGCCGGGCTGACACCCACCGCGGGGTCGGGCTGCAGTCCCCCACCCTCATCAAGCACCAGTGGCAGGAAGCACGAGCACCAAACCGGGTCGCGCTAACCGGCCTGACCCTCTTGCCTCTCATCTTTCTGACTTCCAACCCTGAGGAGACAGGCACCGCgggagaccccccccctcccatagGGTCCTTCAGGAGAG GGGCCGCCATGTCAAAGTTCTCCACCATGACGACCGCTGAGCGGAAACTGCAGGCGGCAGCGATCTGCAAAGAAGTTCAAGCCCTAGAAG ATGTAGAGATGGATCTTGGGAAGAAAGTCAGCGTGCCGAAAGATGTCATGCTGGAGGAGTTGTCCCTCACCTCCAACCGGGGGTCCCGACTCTTCAAAATGCGCCAGAAGCGCTCGGATAAATATACCTTCGAAAGCGTCCACAGGGAAAGCGGCGAGCAGATCAAT ACCGCGGTTGTTTCTCAAAGTGACAATGGTGTCGCCACAGAGAGCTCCGGCAACAAGACCGACCTGGGCGTCGACCCATCGCCTAAAGTACAACCTGAAACGCTAAAGACAAGATCGGTGCCCAGTCCAAACAGCATtgccccgg GATATGGAGCTCCTTTAAAAGACGTCCCTCCTGAGAAGTTCAACAAGACAGCCGTGCCGAAGTCCTACCGGTCACCGTGGGAACAACCCATCACCCATGAGCCGGCCCCGGCCGACGCTCCCGAACCGGAGCCCAGGATCAAACCCCCGGCCTACAAGAGCTTCAACAG GGTGGCGATCCCGTTTGGTGGCTTCACCAGGACGCCTGCTCCCGTCACAACCCTCCAGGTGGAACCCCTCCCCGACTACCCCCAGCTACGGGACGCACCGAACCGGCCCTCCTTTAACAGAGCGGCTCCAGGGTGGGTGTCGACGGTCGGTCCCGCCccttgccccgccccctgccccgcTGCTTCTCTTAAGCCTGTGCTCATACCTGAGTCAGATGACCTCTGA